From Eremothecium sinecaudum strain ATCC 58844 chromosome V, complete sequence, a single genomic window includes:
- the CHP1 gene encoding ribosome-associated Tef1p biogenesis chaperone CHP1 (Syntenic homolog of Ashbya gossypii AFL129W; Syntenic homolog of Saccharomyces cerevisiae YPL225W), producing MSTFNAETADNLEDIEKQFAVVAVEQAETYWNLITKVPGSKLRLTKYDDEIYEAFQSHFPEYTDVNRLAKFNEEELKSPVAKDRWRKFISLFEEKIEDFNFGTLLRTDASQEYGQYTACFVVRIQFYAFEIARNRHKLNDWAVGHS from the coding sequence ATGTCTACTTTCAATGCCGAGACCGCTGATAACTTAGAAGATATCGAGAAGCAATTTGCTGTGGTTGCTGTTGAGCAAGCTGAAACATATTGGAATTTAATCACTAAAGTACCAGGTTCCAAACTTCGTCTAACAAAatatgatgatgaaatcTACGAAGCTTTCCAGAGTCATTTCCCTGAATATACCGATGTTAACCGGTTAGCGAAGTTTAATGAGGAGGAATTAAAGTCTCCAGTTGCCAAAGATAGGTGGAGGAAATTTATCAGTCTTTTCGAAGAGAAGATTGAAGACTTCAACTTCGGGACTCTATTGAGAACTGATGCTTCTCAAGAGTATGGTCAATACACAGCTTGTTTTGTTGTTAGAATCCAGTTCTATGCCTTTGAAATTGCAAGAAATAGACATAAGTTGAACGACTGGGCAGTTGGCCACTCGTAA
- the FPY1 gene encoding flavin adenine dinucleotide pyrophosphatase (Syntenic homolog of Ashbya gossypii AFL130C; Syntenic homolog of Saccharomyces cerevisiae YMR178W) gives MLRNLRLLKTLNYSTGFLSTKLNMSSACIVVIGSEVLNGKITDTNSAYFAKFCFNLGIALKEIVTVRDHREDIIEAVNRVANKYDFVVTSGGIGPTHDDITYECVAKSFGLDTEINNEVKERMKRFSNPEGRFTERALKDYYRMATLPTGNGVKNHYVLDDMWVPVCSINGKVYILPGVPQLFERLLEAMVPILKENYKKKLEPSRSFKRYFVKTTRSEAEIASILRELQDRAIEVSPDIEIGSYPHFGMGFNTVSVCGNADYDDYLKMLASQVAKSTGGVEITEDEENAYTQKRQ, from the coding sequence ATGTTAAGGAATCTTAGATTATTAAAGACCTTGAACTATTCTACAGGTTTCTTAAGTACTAAGTTGAACATGTCATCAGCTTGTATAGTGGTTATAGGAAGTGAAGTTCTAAACGGTAAAATAACAGATACAAACAGTGCGTACTTCGCAAAGTTCTGCTTCAATCTGGGTATTGCATTGAAGGAGATTGTTACTGTTCGTGATCATAGAGAGGATATTATTGAAGCTGTTAATAGGGTTGCTAATAAATATGATTTTGTGGTGACCTCTGGTGGTATTGGACCTACTCATGATGATATAACCTATGAATGTGTAGCTAAGAGTTTTGGATTGGATACAGAAATCAATAATGAAGTTAAAGAACGCATGAAACGGTTTTCAAATCCGGAGGGGAGGTTTACTGAGAGGGCATTAAAGGACTATTACCGTATGGCGACCTTACCGACTGGAAATGGAGTCAAAAATCATTATGTCCTTGATGATATGTGGGTGCCTGTTTGCTCGATAAATGGGAAGGTTTACATTCTTCCTGGGGTTCCACAACTCTTTGAAAGGTTGTTAGAGGCCATGGTTCCAATTCTGAAAGAAAACTACAAGAAGAAGCTTGAACCATCTCGGTCGTTTAAGCGGTACTTCGTTAAGACGACCCGTAGTGAGGCTGAGATAGCCTCGATACTTCGGGAGTTGCAGGATCGGGCGATAGAAGTGTCTCCAGATATTGAGATCGGCTCCTACCCTCACTTTGGAATGGGTTTTAATACTGTGAGTGTATGTGGAAACGCCGATTACGATGATTATTTAAAGATGCTAGCAAGCCAAGTCGCCAAGAGCACCGGTGGGGTTGAGATAACCGAAGATGAAGAGAATGCGTACACTCAAAAGCGACAATAA
- the NEW1 gene encoding New1p (Syntenic homolog of Ashbya gossypii AFL131W; Syntenic homolog of Saccharomyces cerevisiae YPL226W (NEW1)), producing the protein MPPKKFKPLDMFAEEKAPDGKLGSSPFGGNYSRNDHGQNRWNQNTPYTPQGYGYNYYQGGYQSYENYQGYQNYQQNHSMTNNSGNSRQKQYGGNGQATKPSVSQTGFNSSSVTSLNTLISSMSDLAVSPLTPHIEALVASNSIADAKKHVLAIIEEFTKDGVSGKKIEEWDILSIINKLVKPKNAPLIREAAMLLISKLAAVFTDKGIEMCYLLGLLAPALDSISEKDTTVKMEAQRAVAAIYSSFPTEALTCALLPVVLEYLSSGGRWQSKIAALKLVDNIREDSPADALELCFKTTLPVLTDVATDFKPELAKQGSTTLLDFISILDNLDLQPSFKLIATTLQNPKLVPECIKSLSSVTFVTEVTESSLSLLVPILNKSLNLSSSSQEQLRQTVIVIENLTRLVNNRIEIASFIPQLLPGVKRLYETATMPEVRELSAKALEVLEEDDSQRDSFPGRITLEQSEDFLKKGMAKLKNNPYADEKEYATAIDYLSKVLQMTANVNDWNCLNNVLVSAFGEENKDVIEKEFITELRLMFHQDIQSGNMDDGIEIVNADFSLAYGSRMLLNKTTLRLLKGHRYGLCGRNGAGKSTLMRSIANGQLEGFPPQDEIKTCFVERTLQGEQGDLDVVSFIKGDETLQGASQEEVISALESVGFDESKRSQSVGSLSGGWKMKLELTKAMLQKADVLMLDEPTNHLDVKNVEWLQNYLLEHTDITSLIVSHDTKFLDNVCTDIIHYENKKLAYYKGNLADFVNQKPEAKSYYTFTDSNAQMHFPPPGILSGVKSNTRAVAKMTNVSFTYPGDDKPSLKDVSCFLSLSSRVAIIGANGAGKSTLIKLMTGEYVPTSGKVEKHPNLRIGYIAQHALQHVNEHKEKTANQYLQWRYRFGDDREVLLKESRKISSEEERLMMEKQIDIGDGRGMRAIEAIVGRQKLKKSFQYEIKWKWWKPKYNSWVPKEVLLENGFEKLVQKFDDHEASREGLGYRELIPSVITKHFEGIGLDSDIANHTPLGSLSGGQLVKVVIAGAMWNNPHLLVLDEPTNYLDRDSLGALAMAIREWTGGVVMISHNTDFVGALCPEQWFVENGMVVHKGIKQVDQSQFEDGGNEEAVGLKVSAKAGEDDDSPANIKVRIRKKRMTRNEKKAQAERRRLRYIEWLSSPKGTPKPADTDDEEEEE; encoded by the coding sequence ATGCCGCCTAAGAAGTTTAAGCCGTTGGACATGTTTGCGGAAGAGAAAGCCCCAGATGGAAAGTTGGGCTCCTCTCCATTTGGTGGAAATTATAGTAGGAATGACCATGGCCAGAATAGATGGAATCAAAATACTCCTTACACTCCTCAGGGATATGGCTATAATTATTACCAGGGTGGGTATCAAAGTTATGAGAACTACCAGGGTTATCAGAATTACCAACAGAATCACTCGATGACGAATAATTCAGGAAACAGTCGTCAAAAGCAATATGGTGGTAATGGACAAGCTACAAAACCTTCTGTAAGTCAAACCGGATTTAATTCGAGCTCTGTGACATCTTTGAATACCCTGATTAGTAGTATGTCAGATTTGGCGGTCTCTCCATTGACCCCACACATTGAAGCGTTAGTAGCCTCAAATAGCATTGCTGATGCCAAGAAACACGTTCTTGCTATAATTGAGGAATTTACAAAAGATGGAGTGTCTGGTAAGAAGATTGAAGAATGGGATATTTTAAGCATTATAAATAAGCTCGTGAAGCCCAAGAATGCGCCATTAATTCGCGAAGCAGCCATGCTATTGATTTCGAAGTTAGCTGCTGTTTTTACTGATAAAGGAATTGAAATGTGCTATTTACTTGGTCTGCTGGCCCCAGCCTTGGATAGTATTTCTGAAAAGGATACCACGGTTAAGATGGAAGCACAGCGTGCAGTTGCTGCGATTTACTCGTCTTTCCCCACCGAAGCTTTGACATGTGCTCTATTACCTGTAGTTTTAGAGTACCTATCCTCTGGGGGAAGGTGGCAATCTAAGATAGCTGCACTTAAGTTGGTTGATAACATCCGCGAGGATTCTCCTGCTGATGCTCTAGAATTGTGTTTTAAAACCACTCTTCCAGTGTTGACCGACGTTGCAACTGATTTTAAACCAGAACTTGCGAAGCAGGGTTCCACCACATTATTGGACTTTATTTCGATTTTGGACAACTTAGATCTGCAGCCTAGTTTCAAGCTAATTGCTACTACACTACAGAATCCAAAGCTAGTTCCTGAATGTATAAAATCGTTGTCAAGTGTAACGTTTGTTACAGAAGTTACAGAATCTTCTTTATCCTTGTTGGTGCCGATTTTGAACAAATCCTTGAACCTGTCATCTTCATCTCAAGAACAATTAAGGCAAACTGTCATTGTCATTGAAAATCTGACGAGGTTAGTGAATAACCGTATCGAGATAGCAAGCTTTATTCCTCAACTATTGCCAGGAGTTAAGAGGTTATATGAGACGGCGACGATGCCCGAGGTCCGTGAGTTGTCCGCTAAAGCTTTAGAAgttttggaagaagatgaCAGCCAAAGAGACTCTTTCCCTGGTCGGATCACGTTAGAGCAAAGTGAGGATTTCCTAAAGAAAGGCATGGCGAAATTGAAGAACAACCCATACGCCGATGAAAAGGAATATGCAACTGCCATAGATTATTTGAGCAAGGTTTTACAAATGACTGCTAATGTAAACGACTGGAATTGTCTGAATAATGTTTTAGTATCTGCATTTGGTGAGGAAAACAAAGACGTTATCGAAAAAGAATTTATAACTGAATTGAGACTAATGTTCCACCAGGATATTCAATCCGGAAATATGGATGATGGTATAGAAATTGTTAATGCAGACTTCTCATTAGCTTACGGTTCTAGAATGCTGCTGAACAAAACAACTTTGCGTTTGTTAAAGGGACACAGATATGGTTTGTGTGGTAGAAATGGTGCAGGTAAGTCGACCCTGATGAGATCTATTGCCAATGGTCAATTGGAAGGTTTCCCACCACAGGACGAGATCAAGACTTGTTTTGTGGAACGTACACTGCAGGGAGAACAGGGTGATTTAGATGTGGTATCATTCATTAAAGGTGATGAAACATTACAAGGTGCTTCACAGGAGGAAGTTATTTCTGCGTTAGAATCAGTTGGGTTCGACGAATCTAAACGTTCTCAATCTGTGGGTTCTTTATCTGGTGGTTGGAAAATGAAATTGGAATTGACCAAGGCGATGCTACAAAAGGCGGACGTGTTGATGCTGGACGAACCTACCAATCATTTAGATGTGAAAAACGTTGAATGGTTACAGAATTATCTTCTAGAACATACCGATATTACATCTTTGATTGTCTCCCACGATACTAAGTTCTTGGACAATGTTTGCACTGATATTATTCACTATGAGAACAAGAAACTGGCTTACTATAAAGGTAACTTGGCTGATTTTGTCAACCAAAAGCCGGAGGCTAAATCTTATTACACGTTTACCGACTCTAACGCTCAAATGCACTTCCCACCACCTGGTATTCTAAGTGGTGTTAAGTCCAATACAAGAGCTGTTGCAAAAATGACAAATGTCTCTTTTACCTACCCAGGTGATGACAAGCCTTCTTTGAAGGACGTATCATGCTTCTTGAGTTTATCTTCACGTGTTGCTATTATCGGTGCTAACGGTGCAGGTAAGTCCACTTTGATCAAGTTAATGACAGGTGAATACGTTCCAACTTCAGGTAAGGTTGAAAAGCACCCCAACTTACGTATCGGATACATCGCGCAACATGCTTTGCAGCATGTGAATGAGCATAAGGAAAAAACTGCTAACCAGTATTTGCAATGGCGTTATAGATTTGGTGATGACAGAGAAGTCTTACTGAAAGAGTCAAGAAAGATTTCTTCGGAGGAAGAACGACTCATGATGGAAAAGCAAATAGATATCGGCGATGGTAGAGGAATGAGAGCAATTGAAGCCATTGTTGGAAGACAAAAGCTGAAGAAATCGTTCCAATACGAGATTAAATGGAAATGGTGGAAGCCAAAGTATAATTCTTGGGTTCCAAAAGAAGTTCTATTAGAAAACGGATTTGAAAAATTGGTTCAGAAATTCGATGACCATGAGGCTTCTCGTGAAGGTTTAGGTTACCGTGAATTAATACCAAGTGTAATTACAAAACATTTTGAGGGCATCGGTTTGGATTCTGATATTGCAAACCATACACCTCTTGGTTCACTTTCCGGTGGACAGTTGGTTAAAGTCGTTATTGCGGGAGCAATGTGGAACAACCCACATTTACTCGTCTTGGATGAGCCTACCAACTATTTAGATAGAGATTCATTAGGTGCTTTGGCAATGGCCATCCGTGAGTGGACTGGTGGTGTGGTTATGATCTCACATAACACTGACTTTGTTGGCGCCTTATGTCCTGAACAATGGTTTGTTGAAAACGGTATGGTTGTGCACAAAGGAATTAAGCAGGTTGACCAGTCCCAATTCGAAGACGGTGGAAACGAAGAAGCCGTTGGCCTAAAGGTATCAGCGAAGGCCGGTGAAGATGACGACTCTCCAGCAAACATTAAAGTCAGAATTAGAAAGAAGAGAATGACAAGAAACGAAAAGAAGGCCCAGGCCGAGCGTCGTCGTTTGCGTTACATCGAATGGCTCTCTTCACCCAAGGGCACTCCAAAACCAGCTGATactgatgatgaagaggaagaggaaTAG